A single window of [Clostridium] hylemonae DSM 15053 DNA harbors:
- a CDS encoding DUF6320 domain-containing protein encodes MFQQKRAYWRNLDNAAKLFSATSSARDTRVFRFYCVLKENIDRDILQEALNRTIKKYPVFLSVMRKGLFWHYLERSELRPEVREEYKEPCSCLYVRDKKALLFEVTYFEKRINFEVFHALTDGTGATEFLKELVGNYLSLAHGGERPAAADFKEAGPTVQDQENDSFLKYYSPDAKRKKKKKIRAYQIKMMKKEYGELQVTEGTVSVRELLAVSREKGVSMTVLMTAALMCAIHEEMTKIQEKKTVVLMVPVNLRKFFPSESMLNFFGWIEPGHRFGEGRDSFDEILNEVKKYFSDYLTKEHIAGHMNELIAFEKHKVLKWAPLEIKNRCIRAGAKLAEKEVTAVFSNMSAVKMPAEYEPYIERFGVFTSTPKVELCVCSYNDTLTFGFTSRYDSSNIQRNFFRILSELGADTEVEAPVYPQEVKPNYEGKKFFKYFSFCCIAAIVVGVMLNAIISPERRWAVFVAAGAFSMWLALAIGFFKRNNLLKNAMWQLLVVSIGCIIWDAFTGWHKWSVNFVLPAVCVIIELSMLIISKLQSHTAREYMIYYVMASAYSIFVPFILLLTKVITVTTPAVLCAGLSFLFLLALIIFKAREFKEEMQKKFHV; translated from the coding sequence GTGTTCCAGCAGAAGAGGGCATACTGGAGAAATCTGGACAATGCCGCGAAACTTTTTTCAGCCACAAGCAGCGCCAGGGATACGAGAGTATTCCGGTTTTACTGTGTACTAAAAGAAAATATTGACAGGGATATTCTGCAGGAAGCTTTAAACCGGACGATTAAAAAGTATCCGGTCTTTCTGTCGGTCATGAGAAAGGGACTGTTCTGGCATTATCTGGAGAGAAGCGAGCTGCGCCCGGAAGTAAGGGAAGAGTATAAGGAACCGTGCAGTTGTCTGTACGTGCGCGATAAGAAGGCGCTTCTTTTTGAAGTAACATATTTTGAAAAGCGTATCAACTTTGAAGTGTTCCATGCACTGACGGACGGAACGGGAGCGACGGAATTCCTAAAAGAGCTCGTGGGGAACTATCTCAGTCTGGCGCACGGAGGGGAAAGGCCGGCTGCTGCGGACTTTAAAGAAGCCGGTCCTACGGTGCAGGATCAGGAAAATGACAGCTTTTTGAAATATTATTCTCCGGATGCAAAGCGTAAGAAAAAGAAAAAGATCCGTGCCTATCAGATTAAAATGATGAAGAAAGAGTACGGTGAACTGCAGGTGACGGAAGGGACTGTCTCTGTCCGGGAGCTTCTTGCGGTATCGCGCGAAAAAGGCGTGTCCATGACAGTGCTGATGACCGCCGCGCTCATGTGCGCGATCCATGAGGAAATGACGAAGATCCAGGAGAAGAAAACGGTCGTACTTATGGTGCCCGTGAATCTGCGGAAGTTTTTTCCGTCGGAATCCATGCTCAACTTCTTCGGCTGGATAGAGCCGGGCCACCGTTTCGGTGAAGGGAGGGACAGCTTTGATGAAATACTTAATGAGGTAAAAAAATATTTCAGCGACTATCTGACGAAGGAACATATCGCCGGGCACATGAATGAGCTTATCGCGTTTGAAAAGCACAAGGTGCTGAAATGGGCGCCGCTGGAGATCAAGAACCGCTGCATCAGGGCAGGGGCAAAGCTGGCGGAAAAAGAAGTTACCGCTGTGTTTTCCAACATGAGCGCGGTAAAAATGCCTGCGGAGTATGAACCTTATATCGAAAGGTTCGGTGTGTTCACAAGTACGCCAAAGGTGGAATTATGCGTCTGTTCGTACAACGATACGCTGACTTTCGGTTTCACATCCCGTTACGACAGCTCAAATATCCAGAGAAATTTTTTCCGTATTCTGTCGGAGCTCGGGGCGGACACGGAAGTGGAAGCGCCTGTATATCCGCAGGAGGTTAAGCCGAATTATGAGGGAAAGAAATTCTTTAAATATTTTTCCTTCTGCTGCATCGCCGCGATCGTGGTCGGCGTTATGCTGAATGCTATCATATCGCCCGAACGGCGATGGGCAGTGTTTGTGGCGGCGGGCGCATTCAGTATGTGGCTCGCGCTGGCCATCGGATTTTTCAAACGGAATAATCTGCTGAAAAATGCCATGTGGCAGCTGCTCGTCGTCAGCATCGGATGTATCATATGGGATGCGTTTACCGGCTGGCATAAATGGTCTGTGAACTTTGTCCTGCCTGCCGTCTGTGTCATAATAGAGCTGTCCATGCTTATTATCTCAAAGCTTCAGTCACATACGGCAAGGGAATATATGATCTATTACGTGATGGCATCCGCGTACAGTATATTCGTTCCGTTCATACTGCTTCTGACGAAGGTGATAACAGTGACAACTCCGGCCGTGCTCTGCGCCGGGCTGAGTTTTCTGTTCCTGCTTGCGCTCATCATATTCAAAGCGCGGGAATTCAAAGAAGAAATGCAGAAAAAATTTCATGTATAG
- a CDS encoding GntR family transcriptional regulator, with product MAKKKATESLYFIIQEDLKSKIRLGELKEGDRIMSESEICEHYNVSRITARRTLNNLANEGYIKRIPGRGSFVNYYALEMHTKKYYSLAEETVHWGMRPRSEYITQTFTLVKDLPEAAQIMEQLRITENDELYYVKRVRLSNDTPVAVDCTYVPTASLTEDERAKFAENQAAHVYSIDAKMRGALNRVSETFTAVALTTEDASCLNVAAGTPALRIDRITYARDSILEYNVRLRLTYRCDYSIAYKGIEPRELSI from the coding sequence ATGGCTAAGAAAAAGGCAACAGAATCTCTGTATTTTATAATTCAGGAAGACTTGAAATCAAAGATTCGTCTCGGGGAATTAAAAGAAGGGGACAGGATCATGTCAGAGTCAGAAATCTGCGAACACTATAATGTAAGCAGAATAACAGCCAGGAGAACACTCAACAACCTGGCGAATGAAGGGTATATAAAGCGGATACCCGGACGAGGAAGCTTTGTGAATTATTACGCGCTTGAAATGCATACAAAGAAATATTACAGTTTGGCAGAAGAAACCGTACACTGGGGCATGAGGCCAAGATCCGAATATATTACCCAGACCTTTACGCTTGTAAAAGATCTTCCGGAAGCGGCGCAGATCATGGAACAGCTGAGGATCACGGAAAATGATGAGCTTTATTATGTGAAAAGAGTGCGGCTTTCCAACGACACTCCTGTCGCAGTAGACTGCACTTATGTACCCACCGCCTCTCTCACAGAAGACGAACGCGCAAAGTTTGCCGAGAACCAGGCTGCCCATGTGTATTCCATCGATGCCAAGATGAGGGGCGCTCTCAACCGGGTAAGCGAAACATTTACGGCAGTGGCTCTCACAACAGAAGACGCCTCCTGCCTGAATGTAGCTGCCGGGACTCCGGCCCTTCGGATAGACCGCATCACCTACGCCAGGGATTCTATCCTGGAGTATAACGTCAGACTCCGGCTCACTTACCGCTGCGACTATTCCATTGCCTACAAAGGCATTGAACCGAGGGAGCTGTCAATATGA
- a CDS encoding MFS transporter: protein MQRLKNGSRYMALAGGIIVQIFVGIIYIWSIFQEPVIEYFNWTHSGAALTFSVMLPMNVLGVTAGGILNDRKGARFVLHTGGILMTAGLLLSSLIPKGQPWLLYIFYAGMGGFGGGLAYNATVSCAQKWWLDRKGLAGGIIVCAYGMSTVVFTPVVNMLLGENGVGVKNTFRILAAVFAVIVLTVGWFVVNPDEEYMDNCVKDSKEWIGKKQYKPGDVLRSGKYYMVLICLLCLTPAYLMLNPMIKSLGELRGLSEEIAVISVMITGLASALGRLTAAWLSDKIGCKRVLLMLYTITFVSILLLWNIHGNMFIVLIALITYAYGGCAGVTPVLATDFFGTKYMSSNFGLVMISVMISGIAYPTLGTAVSPAGIPAAQVFLIPAVLCVAGFVTLHFLYGKD from the coding sequence ATGCAGAGATTAAAAAATGGCAGCAGATATATGGCTCTTGCAGGCGGGATCATTGTACAGATCTTTGTGGGCATCATCTATATATGGAGTATTTTCCAGGAACCGGTGATCGAATATTTCAACTGGACACATTCAGGGGCGGCGCTTACCTTCTCTGTTATGCTCCCGATGAATGTTCTCGGCGTTACAGCAGGAGGAATACTGAACGACAGAAAAGGGGCCCGCTTTGTCCTTCATACAGGAGGTATCCTTATGACGGCCGGGCTTCTGTTGTCATCGCTGATCCCAAAAGGACAGCCGTGGCTTCTGTATATCTTCTATGCGGGGATGGGAGGATTTGGCGGCGGTCTGGCCTACAATGCCACTGTGTCCTGTGCCCAGAAGTGGTGGCTGGATAGGAAGGGACTGGCAGGCGGGATCATTGTCTGCGCCTATGGAATGTCCACGGTCGTGTTTACGCCTGTAGTCAATATGCTGCTTGGGGAGAACGGCGTGGGGGTAAAAAATACGTTCCGTATCCTGGCGGCAGTATTTGCTGTGATCGTTCTCACAGTCGGCTGGTTTGTTGTCAATCCGGACGAAGAATATATGGATAACTGTGTAAAAGACAGTAAAGAATGGATAGGAAAGAAACAGTATAAGCCCGGCGACGTACTGAGGTCAGGGAAGTATTATATGGTCCTTATCTGCCTGTTGTGTCTGACGCCGGCGTATCTGATGCTGAATCCGATGATAAAATCATTGGGAGAATTAAGAGGGCTTTCAGAGGAAATTGCAGTCATAAGCGTTATGATAACCGGTCTGGCGTCTGCGCTCGGAAGGCTGACGGCCGCCTGGCTGTCAGATAAGATAGGGTGTAAAAGAGTGCTCTTAATGCTGTACACAATTACTTTTGTCAGTATTTTACTTCTCTGGAATATACACGGAAATATGTTTATCGTGCTGATAGCTCTCATAACATATGCGTACGGAGGATGCGCGGGAGTGACTCCTGTTCTTGCCACAGATTTTTTCGGCACAAAGTATATGAGTTCTAATTTCGGCCTGGTCATGATCTCGGTCATGATTTCAGGGATTGCATATCCCACTCTGGGCACGGCAGTCAGCCCGGCGGGAATCCCTGCGGCGCAGGTCTTTCTCATACCTGCAGTATTATGCGTGGCCGGCTTCGTCACATTACACTTTTTGTACGGTAAAGACTGA
- a CDS encoding SDR family NAD(P)-dependent oxidoreductase encodes MGRVDGKTAVITGGGSGFGQASVLTFAGEGANVVVVDISEANGTQVTEKVKASGGEAVFVKADVTSEKDWENVRDTALKTYGQIDILFNNAGICLMPENADIAHVDMSIFDRTMDINVRGVWLGVRTMAEELVKSKGYIVNTASVAAFKGPLGAAAYATSKGAVVAMTYAIANELGLWGVRCNCISPYAADTPIGANVPVEMVRKARTGNPLYTTIDPYDVAKTALFLTSGECRCINGSNYFVDAGAVTMTQPCSIKDFVDANAKYYEGAECTHTFE; translated from the coding sequence ATGGGAAGGGTTGACGGAAAAACAGCAGTCATAACAGGAGGAGGCTCCGGATTTGGACAGGCATCGGTGCTGACCTTCGCAGGAGAAGGGGCAAACGTAGTCGTAGTTGATATCAGTGAAGCCAATGGCACGCAGGTGACAGAAAAGGTAAAGGCATCCGGCGGCGAGGCAGTCTTCGTAAAGGCAGACGTGACATCAGAGAAAGACTGGGAAAATGTTCGGGACACTGCGCTGAAAACTTACGGGCAGATAGATATACTTTTTAACAACGCGGGTATATGTCTGATGCCGGAAAATGCGGATATCGCACATGTCGACATGAGCATATTTGACAGAACTATGGACATAAATGTCAGAGGCGTCTGGCTTGGTGTAAGAACTATGGCGGAAGAGCTGGTCAAATCAAAAGGGTACATAGTGAATACGGCCTCTGTAGCCGCATTTAAAGGTCCTCTCGGGGCGGCTGCTTATGCCACATCAAAAGGGGCAGTTGTGGCTATGACATACGCGATCGCCAATGAATTAGGACTCTGGGGTGTGCGCTGCAACTGCATCTCACCGTATGCCGCTGACACTCCGATCGGAGCCAATGTACCTGTTGAGATGGTCAGAAAGGCCAGGACCGGTAATCCGCTTTATACAACGATCGACCCGTATGATGTGGCAAAAACGGCATTGTTTTTGACATCAGGGGAATGCAGATGTATCAACGGTTCCAATTATTTTGTTGATGCGGGCGCTGTGACCATGACTCAGCCTTGCAGTATAAAAGATTTTGTCGATGCAAATGCAAAGTATTATGAAGGCGCAGAGTGTACACATACATTTGAATGA
- a CDS encoding VOC family protein translates to MGCKFEHIGILVKNRELAVTSLQQMPGADEAVYVDKMNFDETCVQVGAPFAIKGANITVGGVEYEIIEVVPEESRGSYMMNRLAEYGEGLHHIAFEYDDLEEFNEAAESLIRQGYIVGHKASIPFMGKTAHVYYLDCPFGGLTYEIKCMV, encoded by the coding sequence ATGGGATGTAAATTTGAACATATCGGTATATTAGTTAAAAACAGGGAACTTGCCGTTACATCGCTTCAGCAGATGCCGGGCGCAGATGAAGCGGTGTATGTGGATAAAATGAATTTTGATGAGACATGTGTACAGGTTGGGGCTCCATTTGCAATAAAAGGAGCAAATATAACGGTCGGCGGCGTTGAGTATGAAATCATTGAAGTTGTCCCGGAGGAAAGCAGAGGCTCGTACATGATGAACCGATTGGCAGAATACGGAGAGGGACTGCATCATATTGCATTTGAATATGATGACCTTGAGGAATTCAACGAAGCGGCAGAATCACTGATCCGGCAGGGATATATTGTCGGACATAAAGCGAGCATTCCTTTTATGGGAAAGACGGCTCACGTCTATTATCTCGACTGTCCGTTTGGCGGGCTTACCTATGAGATCAAATGTATGGTTTAG
- a CDS encoding sugar ABC transporter substrate-binding protein: protein MKKRILSSVLMIALMTTLILGGCGTKSGDKKEDNTKDKKRTIACIVGNQTMDFFVNISKGAQDAAGEGDEVLVYSFDDDANKQSQIFEDCITKKVDAILTTILDSEAIITSLRKAEQAGIPVITMDAYPDGKGVEDLYAAAVLDDLYQAGHDHGVALCEAIGGKGKIGWVWYTGASEVAKQRCEGFKDAVAEYPDVEIVAYSEGSVDTESCLSQISAQLQNYSDLDAYWAPWANAGMAAVTALASAGMSDVRLAISDCNEDLVKYVLDGKVIALMDLNARGIGEKAMELACEYLDKGKVSEQINYVEVINVDESNIADYQ, encoded by the coding sequence ATGAAAAAGCGGATACTGAGCAGCGTATTGATGATAGCTTTGATGACGACTCTTATACTGGGCGGATGCGGGACAAAGTCCGGGGATAAAAAAGAGGATAATACTAAAGATAAAAAACGGACGATCGCATGTATCGTAGGGAACCAGACGATGGATTTCTTTGTCAACATCTCTAAGGGCGCGCAGGACGCAGCCGGTGAGGGAGACGAAGTGCTGGTCTACTCGTTTGACGATGATGCAAATAAGCAGAGCCAGATCTTTGAAGACTGTATCACAAAAAAGGTGGATGCTATCCTGACGACCATACTGGACAGCGAGGCTATCATAACGTCGCTTCGGAAGGCGGAACAGGCGGGTATTCCGGTGATCACAATGGATGCATACCCGGACGGTAAAGGAGTGGAGGATCTGTATGCCGCCGCTGTACTGGATGATTTATATCAGGCAGGCCACGACCATGGTGTGGCGTTGTGTGAAGCGATCGGAGGAAAAGGCAAAATCGGCTGGGTATGGTACACCGGAGCAAGTGAAGTGGCAAAGCAGAGATGTGAAGGCTTTAAAGACGCGGTGGCCGAATATCCGGATGTAGAGATCGTTGCGTACAGCGAAGGCAGCGTTGATACAGAATCATGCCTGAGTCAGATCAGCGCGCAGCTGCAGAATTACAGTGATCTGGACGCATACTGGGCGCCGTGGGCGAATGCGGGCATGGCAGCGGTCACAGCTCTTGCCTCGGCCGGAATGTCAGACGTCAGGCTGGCTATCAGTGACTGCAACGAAGACCTTGTAAAATATGTTCTTGACGGGAAGGTGATCGCGCTGATGGACCTGAACGCAAGGGGAATCGGCGAGAAGGCAATGGAACTGGCCTGCGAATATCTGGACAAAGGGAAAGTCAGCGAACAGATCAATTACGTAGAAGTGATCAATGTAGATGAATCCAATATTGCAGATTATCAGTAA